From Sceloporus undulatus isolate JIND9_A2432 ecotype Alabama chromosome 6, SceUnd_v1.1, whole genome shotgun sequence, one genomic window encodes:
- the LOC121934604 gene encoding nicotinamide N-methyltransferase-like, translating to MCLKGYKSKGCLGAQGIPAGTWFRGNMEGEFTGKEVYRQHFDPKGYLKVHMPFGSGSPAVREGGFAFILENLHKAFLLDGIQGETLIDIGSGPSIYQLLSACESFQEIIATEFLEQNREEMQKWLKKDPEAFDWTLMVKYICQLEGDREKWMEKEEKLRKTIKQVLKCDVTQANPLDPLVLQPASCVLTTFCLESACKDLPTYRSALKNVGSLVKPGGHLIFVVALRETYYMVGQEKFSCLYLEPEVVEEAVKEAGFGIVCFERFEVNFTRGIADAQSIGFLVAQKHNEA from the exons ATGTGCCTCAAAGGATATAAAAGCAAAGGTTGCTTGGGCGCACAAGGCATTCCTGCTGGGACCTGGTTCAGAGGCAACATGGAAGGGGAATTCACTGGAAAAGAGGTTTACAGGCAGCATTTTGACCCCAAAGGGTATTTGAAAGTGCACATGCCTTTTGGATCTGGCAGCCCTGCAGTGCGCGAGGGAGGCTTTGCTTTCATTCTGGAGAACCTGCACAAGGCATTCCTGCTGG ATGGCATCCAAGGAGAGACCCTCATTGACATTGGCAGTGGGCCCTCCATCTACCAACTCCTCTCCGCCTGTGAATCCTTCCAAGAGATCATTGCCACCGAATTCCTTGAGCAGAACCGGGAAGAGATGCAAAAGTGGCTGAAGAAGGATCCGGAAGCCTTTGACTGGACCTTGATGGTAAAATACATCTGTCAGCTGGAGGGGGACAG agagaagtggatggagaaggaggagaagctcAGGAAGACCATCAAGCAGGTTCTGAAATGCGATGTGACCCAGGCCAACCCTCTGGATCCGTTGGTGCTCCAACCGGCCAGTTGCGTCCTCACTACTTTCTGCCTGGAATCGGCTTGCAAAGACCTTCCCACCTACCGGTCAGCCTTGAAGAATGTGGGCTCCTTGGTCAAGCCTGGTGGCCACCTCATCTTTGTGGTAGCCCTTAGAGAAACCTACTACATGGTTGGCCAAGAGAAGTTCTCTTGTCTTTACCTGGAGCCGGAGGTGGTAGAAGAGGCTGTGAAAGAGGCCGGCTTTGGGATCGTGTGCTTTGAGAGGTTTGAGGTGAATTTTACCAGGGGAATTGCCGACGCCCAGAGTATAGGATTTCTGGTAGCCCAAAAGCACAATGAAGCCTAG